The following DNA comes from Castanea sativa cultivar Marrone di Chiusa Pesio chromosome 10, ASM4071231v1.
CCAGATGAAGCATATTAAGACAGTTTCCATTACTTAATACGAAGCATTGTCAATGCACATAATTTCTACAtttctttacccaaaaaatagggGATGGGTGAGAGGAAaataaatacaagaaaatgCAAAAGATGACACTAACTAGTAATCACCCAATGAAGTGTACATGAAATATATACCTGTGCAGCTGTCGTATCTGCATTCCTCCAGGTGCCAGCAAGCGTAAACCCATCTGTAGAAGAACATTTTGCATTGCGAAGTCACTAGTTACACAGGCCACACTGGACTCAGACAACGATCTCAGCATCCAGCTTTGCTCACTACTACCATCATCAGCATAGGATGCATCAACATTTTCATCGGCCTCCACATGATCCAATCCTTCATTAACCATATCAACCTCATCTTCATCATCTACCTCAGCTTCATTGCTCTCAATCGTTACCTCTTTCTTCTTTGGCAAAAATCTCCTAGGCCTCACCCCACTCACACCCTCTTGATTCTCAGAACCAACCTACCTTCAAACCATCCTCCTCCGACTCCTTATCATCCACACCATTCAAGTTCAAGTCCTGCAAAGGTAGGATTCTCGAATTGGAATTGGACATACCACCATCCCCAAGCGAATGCTTCCCATTCTCCCAAATTGGGCACATTGGAACCCCAGCCTGGCAGGGTCACGGACCTCTGCCATGACCTTAGGGACGGTGACCAACTTGTCGGCACTGCGGGTGAGTTTATCGCCGCCTTTCGATTAAGTCTTTGGCATCGACTATGGCCACCATTATGCCCTTTGTGGAATTGCAGTTCTTTTTGTTGTCGACGACGAAGACTCTGGTTAAAGGGGCTGGGGTTTCGGGGTTGGGCTTTGGAGGTGGTTGGCTCTTCACTGTGCTGCTCCACATTGGTGCTGGAGCTGGAGCTGTTGGGGTTGTGTTGTCCTCCATGGTTACGTTGTAGAGACTAGAGAGACAGAGCGCTTAAACCCTTGAGAGCGCTTAAACCCTTGAAAGCTAAGGGAGTTGTAGACGTAGTGGGGAAATAAGGCATGCTACAAACGATGTCGTTTTTATTTTACGGTTAAATGAGAATTAATTCAAGTTTTAACTCCTAAATTTGACTTCCTTCTGTTTtaggtttcttttttattttatttttttaagatttaatataAGGACTAGGGTGTTCATGGGTTAGTTCAAGTCGGATTTGTGTTCAATCCGTACTCAATCCAATCTTGTAATTAGGTGATAGAGAGCTAGACTTGTAACAATAAGGGAGGCAATGTCGAAATTTCATTGAGTGGTTGTCAAATTTGGGTGAAACTGGTATCAAGAGAGAGAGGCAAAGCAATAATAGAAATGAGTGGATCCCTACCGAATTTCACTAGAAATGTTGCCGAACTTAATGAAACTCACTGAATTTAAGGGTTTTTACGGTCAAATTGGATCAAGTTGGATTTTGGAGAAGGAGACTTGACACCCAATTTGCTGGTGTTGATTTTTGAAGGTGGAGATCTGCCATCGACCATTGGGATCATTGGATTGATTGAAGGTTGGCTTAGGTCTGGTCGGATGGCTTGGGTGATCGGGTTTGTTGGACAACCCTAATAAGGACCAAGTTTCAAAATATACTTctctcatccaaaaaaaaaatcacaatactcgctaattaaaaaataataataaaagaaacaaagaaaaaaaataagaggtTTTGAGGACCTAATTTTATTCCCAATTTGGTATAAGATGTTTGAAATATTGTGTAAAGAGTTGTTGATCAAAGGCAAAATTCAAGcacaacttttttttgggtagaaaaagaaacctttattttctcttcattcTACACTTTATTTTGCCAGGAATCAATTTAGTTTCCAAATCAAAGGCCTTAGTTAACAATTTTTCTAACACAAAAGGTACTTTTTTGTCAAGCAAAGAGCCTACAAATAAACTTGGTGAATAGATAaggttcaaaatttcaaatcacttCTCATTTGGCCCGCTTGGGTTTGATTTAAAGTGAGTTGAATTAAAATAGGTTGTAAAACCTATGAGAATTTGTTGGCGAGTTAGATTAACTTAGTATGACATGTAtctttttttacatataaaatgattaaatatataagtaaatacaTTCTTTTTATATTCCTTTCATTATagtacacacttttttttttggagaaggtaTAGTACACACTTaagagagcaaaaaaaaaaaaaaaaaaaacttaaaaggtTCCAAAttgccttttaaaaaaaaaaaattttatgaggATTTCGTGTAAAACCTACTCTTTGCACCctctaataaaataatgacatatcaACCTTTTCAAAATGGGACAATGGGACATACCAGTGTACCACACGCAAACACAAACTATTAAAATCCTTTACTCACTATTcagtgtaataaaaaaaaaaaaaaagaataatgaccAACATGTCAAACGCCGCTGTAGAAGCCATCAAAGACCTAACAAGAACCCCTTTGAGTAGGAAAAGCCTTCAGGAATGTTCTAAAGCTCCAGGTTTGTGATCTTTACACAAATTACTATGTCATTTCACTAATCATCACGAATTATATATGAGTGATTATTCAGTATCCTTGAAGTACAATAATACTATTTTCTCCtcttacataaataatatatcccaATACTATTATACTCGAACACTattcattaattttatattcaatCTGTCACCTTATAGGATGAATTGGTTGAATGACTTTAGATAATtgatcaacttttttttctttattagtgTAATTGCACTCTTTGAAAGAGATGGTAATACATATTTGTACAACTATCTTACAGTTAATGCTTTTTTGGTTGCTAAGGCTAAGCTAAGCTTGACGTTTGCTAggctctccttttttttcttggatgaAAATTGGTTTTCCATTTCCAAAATGACAATACCATCACACTTCCAAATACACTAAGAAAAGAACAATATCTTGTCCTTAAAAACAAACCCTTAGACAAAGTTGACCCCCCTCAATTCCCAAGTGATGAAGATCCACAATGAGCACAGGATTAGGACTTATTCCACAACTCACAGTCTTACCAGCAAATTAGCTAAATGCGGCAGAAGCAGCCCCAGTCTAACTCACCCAATTCTAATTGAGAATTGCAAAAGCCATTTATAACTCTCTGTTTTTTTCCAGCCACATCAATACTGGAGCTCTACAGGGTTGAGGTTACAAAAGAAGGTATAATgaatttacattccaagggttTAGAACTTGGAACCAACTTACAAATGGCAATAAATAAAAGCCCCCCAAAGATGGAAACAGTTTAAGAAAGCAAAGCAAAAGGGTTCTTATTAAGTAGATGTGGCTCGCCCTTTTACAATGTCCAAGCTCAGCTCACTGGGATCAGTGGCTTGCAACTCAAATGAAATGCCGTCCAGTTCTCTCTTGAATCTATCCTTGGAACTAGCATAAACCATTTTATGCCTCACCTTTGATGAATCCGGTGACCTGCATCCAAAACACACCCATATGTTGAATTTTGCATTGTTGGAAATAGAAGCAAAAATGATTGTTTATTTGTGGACTTCAAAATACAAATCCTATGTGCCAAGGTGTgtgttccatttttttttctttttcttttttaacctcACTTGGGCAATCAAGCAAATGTTCATGAGGATGATTCTAACAATTGCAATCCTTCCACTAATAGAATAAATCTACATAGATGATGGCTTATTAGGCCATacaagttgttgaaaaaaatatgCTTGTCATAGTGTCTCTAAAGTaaccaaagttaaaaaaaaattcaaattcataacATATTTTAATTAGGGGAGCAAAAAATGAAACATTGTACGGGGGATTTTTGTTCTGaacttcaccaaaaaaaaaaaaaacgcaaagtATACTTGCCAAATACTAGTAATCAGTAAACTATTAAGGAATTAAGTCTGAAATTACCTTGCAAATTACTTATAAGAGAAACCACATTTTCTAATAAgtgtgtttttgtgtgaaattaCCATGCAGTGAAGAAAATTTTGCTCCTTTGGCAATTTTCTGCAGTTATGAAATCCAAATCATAGACAGCATAACGACACTCATTGGCAGGCAAACTGGCAGTGAAATCGTCATAGCTTTCGGTAGGCTCCCCGAGCTTCTCCACCACCACCTGTTGTTGCTCAATCTTGAACACAATAAAACGATAGCTCCTCTTTGCTTTAAGCTGCAAGAACTTTAGCTTACAATCATCGTGCACAGCCATTCCTGATGCTGCGTTTGCCtttataaacacaaaatttacaGAAAATTATTTGGTTATCCCTGGAAATTCTGATATATTGGTGCAGCTACTATGTATTAGACTgcattgtatttgtatttgctATTGAACATAAACCAGCTTAATTAATCACGGCATTGaaaaaactttattatgaaaaaatttaatatgtttGAGCTGCAGAATTCTTTGAGAAAGATTTGACCTTTATCCCTTGGCTATATGTGATCCTTATCTGATAAATCCCtgacaatatttttaaatgattgtGCCAAAAATCATGTGTCATCTATGACCTTaaggaggataaaaaaaaactatattggTTGGCCCTTAAGAAGGATAAGCAACTGTTTATGGCTTTCAACGGTATTGCAACAAATGAATAATGATTGCCCTTTTTTACTTTTGATGCATTAGTGattgcttttatttattgttagcAAGCGTCCAAAGAACACAAGTTAAGATGTATTTAATATTTCATCACACTACTGTGCactcttggtgcggtggtcaatctataagtataaatacttgtggggtcTGAGAgaagcttcacatacatatatacttaaattaggctagagtagaaattctatcttatattaaaaaaaaaaaaaatttatcacataatacttttatacatttttttaattaaaaaaatttaaattttatctaaatGTCAAGAAAAACATACAATTACATTGAATTTGTGCATACGATGcaatgaagtaaaaaaaatttctttttaatttttttttttaaaacggtGTGCATTGTAGCTTGtatttgaatatttataattatttgtaGGCAGATCCTAAGACACAAAAGATAGGAATGTACTATTCAAACATACAGACGTATCCCTGAAAATTATTCATATGTTTactcattcattcattttttttttttttttttcttggtcatctaacataaaaataatcatgTTTTAGGCAAATTGGCTGGACTATATAAGCATTCCTTTTTTAGATAACAAATGTGACCTACTGGCATTGGTGTTCGAAGTAGAATCATAAAATTTCTCTATCAATTGAttcaaagaaggaaaaaaaaattacagtatAATAATCATACTATTAGTTTATGAACTTATCTAACAGTatcatccattaaaaaaaaaaggaaagaaaagattaaGAGATAGAAAGAGATGGAAGGTACGTACCATTTTGCCACCAATGAGGAAAGGCCTTGTGAAATGTGACAAGGgggaaagaaagaatgaaaagggttgggaagggaaagaaaaggaggtatttgaatgaaaaaaaaaaaaaaaaaaaagagatcctTGTTCTTTGGGGGTATCAGCGGTGGAACTTTGATAGCGGAGGGAAAGGAGATTTTGGAGCACAACTTGTTTCTCATCCAATTATGTCCACAACTCACTTTCTAGTTTCTAGCCTTATgggttgtaaatttttttaacaattactAGAAGGACGGCCTTTAATACCCAAAATCAAatactgatttttattttttatttatttataatgtttGTCCATGAAAACTTAAGCCATTACCATATATTTTTGAGTATTGGTGAGAGGGTTTTTAGTACAATTTAAAACTCCAAGTAAGCCATGCTCAATATATTTGGTCACAATGTTTTCATAAGAAAGGTTgagactttttgttttttgttattttctggtTTTGGGGGGGGCGGGGGCGGCGGCGGCTAGGAAATTAAGCCATTGGGATATACTTATGAAGAATGGTTGTGAGGCTTTTGTACAATTTAAAACACCAATTAAATCATGCTCAATATTTTGGCCGCCATTGTGGTTCGTTGTTTGTTGTTGGTAGTTTTCATGACTCAAcaactttttttgataataagtGACAATATAGCATAGTCACATGAATATGCCACAAGCAACCTAGGCaaattattcagcaaaaaaaaaaaaaaaaaaaagcaacctaGGCAAATTTAAAGTAGGAGCGTGGAtgagtttttaatatttttcaatgtAATCCAAGTTTCTTGGGCTCAGAAATAGCTAACCCAAACCAATTCATGGTGGTTTTAAATGGGTTGTTGGATTTGTGCTATTTTGTCgaatttggtaaaaaatttgtgttgaaactcattattcaatcaataattATAGGTGATACAATTAATA
Coding sequences within:
- the LOC142613725 gene encoding actin-depolymerizing factor 7-like isoform X1; the encoded protein is MANAASGMAVHDDCKLKFLQLKAKRSYRFIVFKIEQQQVVVEKLGEPTESYDDFTASLPANECRYAVYDLDFITAENCQRSKIFFTAWSPDSSKVRHKMVYASSKDRFKRELDGISFELQATDPSELSLDIVKGRATST
- the LOC142613725 gene encoding actin-depolymerizing factor 7-like isoform X2, yielding MAVHDDCKLKFLQLKAKRSYRFIVFKIEQQQVVVEKLGEPTESYDDFTASLPANECRYAVYDLDFITAENCQRSKIFFTAWSPDSSKVRHKMVYASSKDRFKRELDGISFELQATDPSELSLDIVKGRATST